The following nucleotide sequence is from Cyclopterus lumpus isolate fCycLum1 chromosome 20, fCycLum1.pri, whole genome shotgun sequence.
aAAATGGTTAGCTTCAGAGTGTGGCAGaagtttacaaaataaatacaaacttttgtgtaatattattttcatattatcTGTCACACTGTCCTCTGAATCCTCTAGCCCCTGCTGGCATGATGGGattattgattgttttataAAATCAGCTGAGTGTCATTTTAGTCATAACATTGCAGAGACTGCAGAATATTTATAACGCGTTACTCCAGTCTGCAAAAGGTCCGAAGATAGACAGAGGTCCTACTAGACATTTGAAATATAAACTGCTACAGCATTTAATAAACATTAATTctctgaaagagagaaaattcAACCTTGCTATGcaaatttaaaaatacataaattccAGTTTCCTCCATTTGAATCATTGTGATCATGACCACTAAGTATGCTGGGACTTTTTTCCAACTGTAACTTCTATGTCCAAAGAATATCCTTCAATTcttgggggagaaaaaaaaaagaagaagaagcgggGAATAGTTTCGCACCGTGAGAAAGAGCTGTACATTCTCGTGGGGGTGAATGGTGATCATGACTGTGTTACTAAATAGTCTCATGCGGAGGATCGTCCCACCGAACCCTCGCGTGCCAAGTTTGTTAGGGTCGAATGCCTTTTGTGTTTAGAGGGGGCAGGAGAGTGGACGCAAGCTGTTAGCCCACATTGTAAGGCCACAGTGACTTCTGCATTGAGAAGACTGTTCAAACAAGTAATACAGATGGACTTCTttagttaacacacacacacacacacacacacaaaagtacagtttgttttgcttttcacCTGCATTCAAAAACAAGGCACTAAGAGAAGTGAAAGTAAAccagaaaacatacaaaagacGTGACTTTTAATCAAATGTTATATCATTTCACACACTTTTTTCCTTTCTATTGAAAGTTTCCGTACAGCAAGATCGTTTGTCTCCTCGTGCGATAAAGAGTGGACTTGTTCCCCCATCACGGGCCGAGCTGAAGACTCCCACGTTCAGTGAGACTTGCAGTCAGCCCTCTGCATGGACCCGCACACGTCATCTTACAGAACGGGTCGGATATGACCTccgttgacccccccccccatttcatCACATGGCAACAACAGCAGTGAGACGATCAGGTTGTCAATGGCAacaatctcccccccccccccgccctggtatataaaattattttctctttttaaaagaaaaacaaacataaaactaGCAACGTTACACAAGCTACAGTACAAACACATATTACAATTTagttacaaatacaaaaaaaaaatcacggaCATCCAAAAAGGCAGCATCATGTTCTCACTTTGGAAAGTTgtaacaaaatgacaacaacttAATATTAATTGTCAAAGTAATCATTGAACCAAgtgaaatatactgtatgttaaaaCATTGGCATTAAAAACGTTATTATTCTCGCTTCACTTACCATCAGATGTGTTATGCTAATGAGAGGACTTGGCTAAATGTGCCCCTACGTTGTGTATTCGGTGATCTTTCTCTCCGGCCAAAGAACGGACTCTATACGCAGCAACAAACACGTCCCACGGGTTTCAAGCTGGTGTTTTTCAAACCAGAAACGTTGCTACACGCTGTTGGAAAAATCGCACCGTGAAGAAAATGTCATACGCAAAGCTTGGTGACAGCTTCCTGTGGGAATAAAAACACCAGAGTGGCAAAGAGAGCGGGTGTAAATGAGAGGTTGGGGGCCCGATGCATTCATGGGAGGTCCACCGGAGAAGGAACGCCAAAGATAAGACGGCCGAGATAGAAAAAGACAAGAGTGCTGGTTGATCCCGCTACGTTTTTCAGTAACAGTGAAAGGATCCGATGTTGTGAATGCGACTCTGAGTTCAGGTAAATGTGTGGCCCCTCCCTCCCGCCGAGCCTCTCTAGCTGCCACAGGTTGcgttaaatacaaaacaagagAGCTCTCTGCAGCCATGTTTCTCCTTGACACACTCTTGTAAGGCTCTGAATGAGGCACACTGACTTCCAATATTATGGCGCATACTGTACATCTGCCCGACTCCATAAACGGGCCACAAGCAACTCTAGAGTTTACGCAGGATGAGCAGCGCCAGGATCCATTGAAGAGCACCGATTCCTCCGCGGCAGCCTCAGATGTCCTTCAACGGGGCATCAGGGGTTCATTCCAGGATGTCGGTTTCAAACGGGACCAGATGGTAGTAGGAAAGGTTGGTGACGTACGCTTCCGTTTCCTCTTCACACAGGTCTGCTTCCATCGGCAAAAACTCTGTTCCGTCCTCATACCTGGCAACAAAATGAAAGACACGTTACTCCGAGGACAGGATGGAACTGTTGGTCTGAAACACAGGAACCGAAAGGGttgatttagaaaaaaaaaaaaactgtggaaTGGTCCACATCAACCCATAGAGACTTTATTTGGTTGTACAggtcttaaaaaataaaaataaaaaaaaagttgtctaATTAATAGTTATGTAAAGTGCTGTTTTATGTGCAGTACCAAAAGGAATGTGTTCCTCTTTTGTTTCCGACACACACCAGGAAGGAAGAGGTGCACAGACACACTTCCTGTATGGGGGCGGGGGTCCTGGGGTAGGGTCACATGCAACGACttcccccccaccacacacaacacTTACTGCATACTCGAGAGCAAACATGGAAATCTAAATATTTGTGGGAAAATAAGCAATTTCTTTGTTCATCGTGCAAGCAGGGttgagtaaagaaaaaaagaaagagacattgGAGGAGCGGTCCGCACACTCACGTGTGTTCCACAGAGTCCGTGGAGGAgggtctctctttttcttcagggAAACTGTGATCAAATACGATGGTTTCCGTGTTGGCCAGACAGAATCCGTTTGACCGCAtgatttctgaaaaaaaaaaatgaaaaaaggtcCACAGTGCAGGTTAAGTCACAAGAAACAGTGGCTCCgcctttttttgcattttcactACGAATACGAGATGTCCCATACCGGATATTTTGATTTCGCTCTGGAAGCACGGCTGGATTCTGTGGACCTTGTCATTCCGCAGCACCTGGTCCAGCGGCGATCGCTCAAAGAAGGTCAACATCACCTCCGACCTGGAATACTGgggagtcgggggggggggggttcgtgAGCGATCTAGTACACGGAGTTTCAGAACGTCTACCGTTGACCCTCGAGAAGGAGGCGCGGTGAAAAAAACCTTCTCGATGAACATGCTAGTTAAGTACAGAGACGGACCTTGCACGGCATGTTGATGGCGTTCTTCAGCAGTCGTTCCACCTCGTTCAGTTTCTCCTCAATATCGCTCGCCTCGTTGATTTTCACGAGCCCTGAAAACAAAAATTAATGGGAACGTCTGAAATCAATCGGCTGGTGTGAGGATTTCAAAAagctctctgtctttgtgaagcCTTTGACCTTTAGGATTTGATGTTACAATGAGTGTACGTGTCAACCGTAAAAAGGTACTAATGGTGTTCCCCTCCCCCAAACCTGTCACAATACAACAgcgtcaataactacagataatgtaacataacaatatcAACAACTCTCGACTAAAGAGTTTTGACCTTTATTGCCACAAACAAAAATCCAGACGGGTCTGATTTGATCCCGTGTGAAAAGGTAAGAGTCTGTTTAATACTGTAACCTTTTTTTATGAACAATGATCTCTGATAATAACCCAAAGTAGgcaggtgtgtggggggggggaaataggCCCAGTACGATGCTGTGAAACCGCCAGAGTAATCGCAAACATTTGGAAGACGGGCAGTAATAACAGAGGGAAGAAATAAGAGAAGAAACGCTACGCAATGACACGTTAATCCTGCAGAACTCTATAGGAATGCAATTTAAGAAGCAGTGGGAGTGTGAGATCAGCACTTTTAGCATCATTTACTGCCACGCTAACAAAAGGGatgtggcggggggggggggggggtgatgaggACGAAGTCACACAGCGGTTACTGTTACATGGAAGTACTGAGTAAGAGGGCCTGAAGCAGCACTGTGCACAGTCACAGCCTCATCCATTTATAATGGCCGGCAGTGATGACATCACACCCAGAGGGAGGTGAAGAGTGAGTGGGCAGTTCAATCATCACCCACCGAGCCCTCCCACCCGGTCTGAACCTCACGCCGCCTCCGGATCAGGTTGTTTGATTTAAAGTCCCCGGTTATGGTTTTTCCCTGTTTATGTGACAAATACTCCACGTTTAAAAAGGGTTGGACTGATATGGTGGGTTGTTTTCGGGCAACGGTTAGGCAGTTTTTAAGTACTTCTGTGTGCATAAAAATAGACGTTTTGTCCTGACGCATGAGAGTTTATTGCCAAATATAAAGATACTTTCTCCAGGAAATTCAGTCAAgttggctcacacacacacacacacacacacacacacacacacacacacacacacacacacacacacacacacacacacacacacacacacacacacacacacacacacacacacacacacacacacacacacacacacaaaacctgtagttgcatattaatattatttaataagaAAAGTCACGTAAATACATAAAGGGTGCCaataaaattaaacatttaatattgtAAGCATAATTGAAGCAGAACTACTGCAATAAGCAGGGAGTGCGTCACAGTGCGGTTCCCCTtttcaatgggggggggggggggggggggggggggagttaccAGAAGTTGAAAACTGAACAACTCAGGGCAAGAATATTGGAAAAACCATAACATTAGTGTAATTTATGTTGATACAATGCGCGCACAGCCAGGATGATAACTTCACCACAGAAACTACGCCCAGTCTTGAACTGGATGTCCTGCCATGTAGAACTCTAATGTTATGAATCCACtgcacattatttattattaggtGGAGGCACAAAGCGCACCCAGGGTGCACATGGAAACAGGGCGGGATGAGGAAGAATGTATTATCAGATGTTattatcagaaaaaaaaagacgtgacGGCTTCAAATATGCTGCATCATATTTCTGGACATACTGGGAGTTCAGAGGCcgccatgttgttttctttgcgTCAGGATGCAGCATATTAATAAAGAAACGCTGTAATGCAtcgaaacaaaacaaaaagcataaaCTAGCAGATTGTGTGGAACGCTATACGATATCACACGCATGGTTCATGTGCAACCGAGAAGCATGCGTGGTTATTTTTGGTGGTTGCGCAAGATTTAAATAGCTGTAGAAATAAATAGAGACAATTACTCTGCATTCCTGGCACCACttcaataatcataataatttgTGTGGTTAGAGATGTTTACAGGTTGAAGATGAAGGTAAAACACTgaataaaaattttaaaaaaggggggggTTTCTGGAGGACGCCACATCAATCTCGACACCAAAATTGCAGCGCGCCACTTAAGAGACACCTCTCCTCCCACTGTAAATCAACAATAAGTTACTTTGCTCCTATTTAAACAACCAACATCCCAATTAAAGCTAAGAGTTTGAGGAGAAGATTCAACCCACTCTCATATCTGCTCATTAAAGCGACCGCCAGCAGCCAGATAACCCggaaaattgtttaaaaaaaacttagaCTGGTTTTAGCATttgtgaaaaaagaagaagaaaaaaacgacgCGTAAATAAGGAAGCGGACTCTCTTTTGTTAAACGTGTGAATTAGCGCCATTATAACCAACCGAGATGATGATTCATGAGTGTCCAAGAAGAGTATTTAAGTGGGTCGGAGTGAAATGAGTGGAAGGAGGAGTGATTTCGGACACAGCTTGTGTCCAAATTCCTCGGTGGACTCCGTCTCCCATGGAATGTGAGCACTGGCTTCCTGCCGGTGTTCACCCGAGGGTCACATGTAAGGTAAGTGTTAAAGGGCCTCGCAGAGCAGAGGGACTAAATATGGGAAGTccactcccctccctctctctttctctcatcatGACATCAGTCTGAAAGCTCTGCACGCCTTCCTTGTTGCTTAGACGcagcacagaaacagaaaaacacCAAGCGGAGCCAGAAACTGGAAGTGGACTGAGAAAGGCCAGCGCCACTCTTTTTCAAAGGGGACTCTCGATCCGAGCGGTGATCAGAGGGGTCGcaaattaaatattgaacagGGAGGTAGGAATTGAAGAAAAGGCCATTAGTAGAATGTTATTCAAGTGACTTGCTATGAATCCATAACAATGTCAAAGCAGCTCGAGGTCACTAAAGTAACGCCGACGTCTCCTTCAGTGCCAATATCTCTGATCCGTTCATCTTTTAGTCGTTATAACAATGTGAAAGGTGACAGACGGTACAGGAAAGTGAGTCATGAGATCCCCAAAAATGTCTCTTCCCAAAATGCACTGCAGACTGCTCCAATGGCTGCAGCGAGCTGTCAACAAGCTCGTCAGCTGTTTCAGTGCACGGCCAGGAAGCCGAGCATCCGAGCCCACTGAAGGGATGTTTCCAAAACATTTGCACAGGCTCAGTGGGTAGAGACAAAAGGGAAGTGCCAAGGAACAGGAACAAGTCGGGAGCTTTGCCAAACTTGTTGGCAGTGTCAA
It contains:
- the pxdc1b gene encoding PX domain-containing protein 1 — protein: MASAVFEGTSLVNMFVRDCWVNGIRRLIISQRGEEEEFFEIRTEWSDRNILYLHRSHADLGRLFKRLLESFPEDRRELSKCPLMEGLVKINEASDIEEKLNEVERLLKNAINMPCKYSRSEVMLTFFERSPLDQVLRNDKVHRIQPCFQSEIKISEIMRSNGFCLANTETIVFDHSFPEEKERPSSTDSVEHTYEDGTEFLPMEADLCEEETEAYVTNLSYYHLVPFETDILE